A portion of the Thermosediminibacter oceani DSM 16646 genome contains these proteins:
- a CDS encoding DEAD/DEAH box helicase family protein: MAKAKKTEVKSCIVLQGVAENAAFPAEWNVIDKRFSEAKNLFDYQLKALENAIKVLWIYYGCCNRDKRKFAEIYSELGSALDIVVKNKSVKVLDEFYQVAGGKYPFFNFANRMSFWMATGSGKTLVIVKLIEVLYRLMKCGLIPEGEILFLTYREDLIKQFMEHIEEYNRARTWHERINLTNLKDFEKARAHVSSKPYGNIEVFYYRSDLISDERKENVLNYKDYLAGKDGGNWYVILDEAHKGDPDDSKRQHIFSILSKNGFLFNFSATFTSLIDIATTVYNFNLAEFVKAGFGKKIMLLQEELKAFKEKEDLNEAAKRKVVLKSLILLAFTKKVCEGIKEKATYHNPLAVFLVNSVNTKDADMYLVFKQIEALAHRIDDSMLSAAKNELANEFRNTEYIVGDGKPDGTLRDFAGSIIEVTKDDILNLVYNAEKPGNIEAIVDKKNNEIALKLDTSDRPFALIRMGDISKWIKEGLKTYKVEEKHITQEGGYFEELNVPASPINILLGSRTFYEGWDSNRPNIINFINIGTNEDAKKFALQAIGRGVRIEPFRGKRKRLWYLQNELDDKLYKEIKNLVKPLESVFVMATNKSAMETILTELELVKKIDEFEEVSLWTNEDELEGKTLLIPVYKNTGRLQIENQKAVPKFEMSEQNYTLLKWYLDLLPEEVFVVKYGATPDIYDRMKRIVGQKSKFIRFDENKNYRDVDLLVQRFMAYVGAKDQDVSAFKPLQDEIVHFRKIKVRIDQKTSFEEGARAVKEYKPLSDEDIFRKSEEEGVTLEQALKKYGRRVNVIDDICLQKLGRHYYIPVVYSESSTVDWIKNIITEPGEVSFLKELVDVMHEIDRCCDWWMFSKLNEHYDVDIYIPYFNSNRGELSKFIPDFVFWLKKGNEYKIVFIDPKATSFVDYEMKVEGYKKLFTVPDASGRLMKKKFTFNGLEVTVSLKFYTTDKVKPGEYEKFWIEKDSLGDFFKAELAGC; this comes from the coding sequence ATGGCAAAAGCAAAGAAGACAGAGGTAAAATCGTGCATAGTGCTGCAGGGTGTGGCAGAGAATGCTGCCTTCCCTGCAGAATGGAATGTTATAGATAAGCGGTTTTCCGAGGCAAAGAATCTTTTTGACTATCAACTGAAAGCACTGGAAAATGCGATAAAGGTACTCTGGATATACTATGGTTGTTGCAACCGGGATAAGCGTAAATTCGCGGAAATCTACAGCGAATTGGGCTCTGCGCTTGATATTGTGGTCAAAAACAAGAGCGTGAAAGTACTAGATGAGTTTTACCAGGTGGCAGGCGGCAAGTATCCGTTCTTTAACTTTGCCAACCGCATGTCGTTCTGGATGGCAACAGGCAGCGGAAAGACTCTTGTGATCGTAAAGCTCATAGAAGTACTGTACAGGTTAATGAAATGCGGGCTTATTCCAGAGGGGGAAATCCTCTTTCTTACTTACAGGGAAGACCTGATAAAGCAATTTATGGAGCATATTGAGGAATACAATCGCGCAAGAACCTGGCATGAAAGAATTAACCTGACAAATTTGAAAGATTTCGAAAAAGCGAGAGCGCATGTGTCGTCCAAACCATACGGAAATATAGAGGTATTCTACTACCGCTCGGACCTTATTTCAGACGAAAGAAAAGAAAACGTGCTGAACTACAAAGATTATCTTGCAGGAAAGGACGGCGGGAACTGGTACGTTATCCTTGATGAGGCGCACAAAGGCGATCCGGATGACAGTAAAAGGCAGCATATATTCTCCATCCTTTCAAAAAACGGTTTTCTCTTCAACTTCTCGGCCACTTTTACTTCGCTTATTGATATAGCCACCACCGTTTACAACTTTAATCTCGCAGAATTTGTAAAAGCCGGGTTTGGTAAAAAGATCATGCTGTTACAGGAAGAACTGAAGGCATTCAAAGAAAAAGAGGATTTGAACGAGGCGGCGAAGCGAAAGGTTGTCTTAAAATCGCTGATACTGCTTGCGTTTACGAAGAAGGTATGTGAAGGGATTAAGGAAAAGGCAACTTATCATAATCCCTTAGCAGTTTTTCTTGTCAATTCGGTAAATACAAAGGATGCGGATATGTACCTGGTATTTAAACAGATAGAGGCTCTCGCACACCGTATTGACGACAGCATGCTGAGTGCTGCTAAAAACGAATTGGCAAACGAGTTCAGGAATACAGAGTACATAGTGGGGGATGGAAAACCGGACGGCACACTGAGAGATTTTGCCGGGTCCATTATTGAAGTTACCAAAGATGACATACTGAATCTTGTATACAATGCCGAAAAACCCGGCAACATAGAAGCGATTGTGGATAAGAAAAACAACGAAATAGCGTTGAAGCTGGACACTTCTGACAGGCCTTTTGCGCTGATACGCATGGGGGATATATCGAAATGGATTAAAGAGGGATTGAAAACTTACAAAGTAGAGGAAAAGCACATAACACAAGAAGGTGGGTACTTCGAAGAGCTAAATGTTCCAGCAAGCCCTATAAATATACTCCTGGGCAGCAGAACGTTTTATGAAGGTTGGGACAGTAACAGGCCAAACATAATAAACTTCATAAATATAGGAACTAACGAGGACGCAAAGAAGTTTGCACTCCAGGCGATTGGCAGGGGCGTGAGGATTGAACCTTTCAGAGGTAAAAGAAAGAGGCTGTGGTATCTGCAGAACGAACTCGATGACAAGCTATATAAAGAAATAAAGAACCTGGTGAAACCGCTTGAGTCTGTCTTTGTTATGGCAACAAATAAAAGCGCAATGGAAACCATACTTACGGAACTTGAACTTGTCAAGAAAATTGATGAATTTGAAGAAGTTTCTTTATGGACGAATGAAGATGAACTGGAAGGAAAGACGCTCTTAATCCCCGTTTACAAAAATACCGGAAGGCTGCAGATAGAAAATCAAAAGGCCGTGCCGAAGTTTGAGATGAGCGAGCAAAACTACACTTTGCTGAAATGGTATCTTGACTTGCTGCCGGAAGAGGTCTTTGTAGTAAAATACGGCGCAACTCCAGATATATACGATAGGATGAAAAGGATTGTCGGCCAAAAGAGCAAATTTATACGTTTCGATGAAAACAAAAACTATAGGGACGTAGATTTGCTTGTGCAAAGGTTTATGGCATACGTCGGGGCAAAGGATCAAGATGTAAGCGCATTTAAGCCGTTGCAGGACGAGATAGTGCACTTCAGAAAGATCAAAGTAAGGATCGACCAAAAGACCTCTTTCGAAGAAGGAGCGCGGGCGGTAAAGGAGTATAAACCGCTGTCAGACGAAGATATCTTCCGGAAAAGTGAGGAAGAAGGTGTCACCCTGGAGCAGGCACTGAAAAAGTACGGCAGAAGGGTTAATGTAATCGATGATATTTGCCTGCAGAAGCTTGGGAGACATTACTACATCCCCGTGGTCTACTCTGAAAGCAGTACGGTAGACTGGATTAAGAACATAATTACCGAGCCGGGCGAGGTTTCCTTCCTTAAAGAATTAGTCGATGTAATGCATGAAATAGACAGATGCTGCGATTGGTGGATGTTTAGCAAGCTGAACGAACACTACGATGTAGATATTTACATCCCTTATTTTAATTCGAACAGGGGAGAATTATCGAAGTTCATTCCGGACTTTGTATTCTGGCTAAAGAAAGGGAACGAATATAAAATAGTGTTTATAGATCCGAAAGCGACAAGCTTTGTGGACTACGAAATGAAGGTGGAGGGGTATAAGAAGCTTTTTACTGTACCGGATGCTAGCGGTAGGCTTATGAAGAAAAAGTTTACTTTCAACGGCCTAGAGGTTACCGTAAGCCTGAAGTTCTATACAACTGATAAGGTAAAGCCGGGTGAGTATGAAAAGTTTTGGATTGAAAAAGATAGTCTCGGCGATTTCTTCAAAGCAGAACTCGCCGGCTGCTGA
- a CDS encoding site-specific DNA-methyltransferase has product MSESIQNFETKFWQALENLFVGAEIEGKSGYVNLLKAKSKYFSVIKEKLMGDIEGALVVFPDFREELYTKLYSFFHRYFSESGSIYFSYTPLYYNVYERVYEDEKEKWKRVEAYDHSFERVISDKEDVSLFWKTHMLYYVKTDRIIRSMTVEVDGVKFFFDASSIELKKGNEKKETIYSFEKVGKGGTIVLKVIYAENGRKTKANEILKQLKANGIRVSEETLNKAIRTFEKQAEVDYFISKDASKFLKEQFDLWMYQYIFSQDTNWSEKRIKELQVLKRIAYKVIDFISQFEDELRKIWEKPRFAFNSNYVITLDRIASREGGIEVVEKILRHGGLKEQMKEWKDLGIVKSDFQGIEIIEEDPDGKKKLSEDYKFLPVDTKYFKDIEVEILALFDNLDHQLDGWLIKSENWQALNTILPKFKEKVQTIYIDPPFNKEQDADYYYTVKFKDSTWITMLENRISLGKELLNKRGSIFVRCDYNGNMYVRLLMNKVFGEENFRNEIVVNRTKKIFAGVRGYNVATDSLFFYSKDSDFYFVPQYKQREGKQKWINMHSPGERRPPERIILGRLFYPPKGRHWTFVQERIAELERQGRIRIYEEAEYIDMLGNKVQGMPQYLTGEMELLDSSWTDIPGYSQICGFPTENSEILLKRVIESTSKEGDLVMDFFLGSGTTTAVAHKLKRKWIGVEMGEHFYTVVLPRMKKVLFYDKSGISKEKDVKERYNEKNAGGFFKYYELEQYEDILRTVDYQDVENPKGLFDIPELDVYQAKIFLADKKLLRAVEIDRENNKVRLNLGALYPGKNVDVAETLSNVTGKGIKKITMDYVEFDNGSREYFDDLDYKEFKPLLWWE; this is encoded by the coding sequence ATGTCTGAAAGCATTCAGAATTTTGAGACCAAGTTTTGGCAGGCGCTAGAAAATTTATTCGTCGGAGCTGAAATAGAAGGTAAATCCGGCTATGTGAATCTTCTAAAGGCTAAATCGAAGTACTTTAGCGTAATAAAAGAAAAGCTGATGGGTGATATAGAAGGGGCTTTAGTTGTATTTCCGGATTTTAGAGAGGAACTTTATACAAAACTTTATTCTTTCTTTCATAGGTACTTTTCGGAAAGCGGAAGCATCTATTTTTCCTATACTCCGCTTTACTACAATGTTTACGAAAGAGTTTACGAAGATGAAAAAGAAAAGTGGAAAAGAGTAGAAGCCTATGATCATAGTTTTGAGAGGGTAATATCGGATAAAGAAGACGTATCGCTATTTTGGAAGACGCACATGCTTTACTACGTAAAAACTGATAGGATTATCAGAAGCATGACTGTGGAAGTTGATGGTGTTAAATTTTTCTTTGACGCCTCCAGTATTGAGCTAAAGAAAGGAAACGAAAAAAAGGAAACGATATATAGCTTCGAGAAAGTTGGAAAAGGCGGGACAATAGTTCTTAAAGTCATATATGCCGAAAACGGCAGAAAAACGAAAGCGAACGAGATACTAAAGCAATTAAAAGCAAATGGCATCAGGGTATCCGAGGAGACCTTGAATAAAGCGATAAGGACTTTTGAGAAACAGGCCGAAGTAGATTACTTCATAAGCAAGGATGCAAGCAAATTTTTGAAAGAACAGTTTGACCTGTGGATGTACCAGTACATCTTTTCTCAGGACACAAACTGGTCCGAAAAGAGAATAAAGGAACTACAGGTGCTAAAGAGGATCGCCTATAAAGTGATAGACTTTATATCCCAGTTTGAAGATGAACTGAGAAAAATATGGGAAAAGCCGAGATTTGCCTTTAACTCAAACTATGTGATCACGTTGGACAGGATAGCCAGCAGGGAAGGCGGCATTGAAGTTGTGGAAAAGATACTGCGGCACGGTGGTTTGAAGGAACAGATGAAGGAATGGAAGGATTTAGGTATAGTAAAAAGCGACTTTCAAGGGATCGAAATCATCGAAGAAGATCCTGATGGCAAGAAAAAGTTGAGCGAGGATTACAAATTTCTCCCGGTCGATACTAAATACTTTAAAGACATCGAGGTAGAAATTCTGGCGCTGTTTGACAACCTGGACCACCAGCTTGACGGCTGGCTTATAAAGAGCGAAAACTGGCAGGCGCTAAATACAATACTCCCTAAGTTTAAGGAAAAGGTGCAGACTATCTACATAGATCCCCCCTTCAACAAAGAACAGGACGCTGATTATTACTACACGGTCAAGTTTAAGGACTCTACATGGATTACCATGCTGGAAAACAGGATCAGTTTAGGGAAGGAATTGTTGAATAAAAGAGGGAGTATTTTTGTTAGGTGCGATTATAACGGTAATATGTATGTCAGGCTGTTAATGAATAAGGTGTTTGGAGAAGAGAATTTCAGGAATGAGATAGTAGTTAACAGGACAAAGAAAATTTTTGCAGGGGTTAGAGGTTATAATGTAGCCACTGATAGTTTGTTTTTTTACTCAAAGGACAGCGATTTTTACTTTGTTCCCCAATATAAACAGCGGGAAGGCAAACAAAAATGGATAAATATGCATTCTCCGGGAGAACGAAGGCCACCGGAGAGGATTATTTTGGGGCGTTTATTCTACCCTCCAAAGGGAAGGCACTGGACTTTTGTGCAGGAAAGGATTGCGGAACTGGAAAGGCAAGGGAGAATTAGAATATATGAAGAGGCAGAGTACATCGATATGTTGGGGAATAAAGTTCAAGGGATGCCTCAATACTTGACGGGGGAGATGGAACTATTAGATTCAAGCTGGACTGATATTCCAGGCTATTCCCAGATTTGCGGATTCCCAACAGAAAACTCCGAAATTCTCCTGAAGCGTGTTATAGAATCAACGTCAAAAGAAGGCGATCTTGTTATGGACTTTTTTCTCGGCTCCGGCACCACAACGGCAGTAGCGCATAAACTGAAGAGAAAGTGGATCGGAGTAGAAATGGGTGAGCACTTTTATACCGTAGTCCTGCCGAGGATGAAGAAAGTTTTATTCTACGACAAATCGGGAATTTCAAAAGAAAAGGATGTTAAGGAAAGATATAATGAGAAAAACGCAGGGGGATTCTTCAAGTATTACGAACTTGAACAGTATGAAGACATCCTAAGGACTGTAGACTATCAGGATGTGGAAAATCCGAAGGGCTTGTTTGACATCCCGGAGCTTGACGTTTACCAGGCGAAAATATTCCTCGCCGACAAGAAGTTATTGAGGGCCGTCGAAATCGATAGAGAAAACAATAAAGTGAGGCTGAACCTTGGTGCGCTTTACCCAGGCAAAAATGTAGATGTGGCAGAAACACTCTCGAACGTTACGGGTAAAGGCATAAAGAAGATTACCATGGACTATGTGGAATTCGACAACGGGAGCAGGGAATATTTCGACGATCTTGACTACAAAGAATTTAAACCTTTATTGTGGTGGGAATAA
- the fliS gene encoding flagellar export chaperone FliS: MINAYQQYQQNYILSAPPEKLVVMLCEGALKFARLAKKAIEEKNYAEANNYLIRTQDIIMELNASLDMEYEISKNLRSLYNFIYQRLIEANLKKDGGVVEEIEPLLEDLKDTWQRVYIEVSGLGKNGK, translated from the coding sequence GTGATTAACGCATACCAGCAGTACCAGCAAAACTACATACTCTCGGCACCACCGGAGAAGCTTGTGGTAATGCTCTGCGAAGGCGCTCTGAAATTTGCAAGGCTCGCTAAGAAAGCTATTGAAGAAAAGAATTATGCGGAAGCCAACAATTATCTTATAAGAACGCAGGATATAATAATGGAGCTGAACGCCAGCCTTGACATGGAATATGAAATATCCAAAAATTTGAGGAGCCTTTACAACTTCATTTACCAGCGGCTGATAGAAGCAAATCTAAAAAAAGACGGCGGGGTTGTAGAGGAAATAGAACCTCTCTTGGAAGATCTAAAGGATACATGGCAAAGGGTATATATTGAAGTGAGCGGGTTAGGGAAAAATGGTAAGTGA
- the fliD gene encoding flagellar filament capping protein FliD has protein sequence MPYNTLRIGGLASGIDIDQIISDLMKVERMRVDKLYQQRQILEWQRQDYRDINLKLKALYDNVFNMKLQGTYLKYKATGTLSSGASSDVYFTAVAGSTAMAGEYTVKVVGLADYAKIESGAPITKELQGSGIVSNLTDTINISPSNNKFKISVDGIIQEITLGSGSYTINTLVDHIQSKLDASDSLIKNKVKVGYFYDSVAGNYRLTFAPADNYNHNIKIVLNADPSVDALGTLGFSDGATYTEIDPAKSIKDQRLIFKNDPFGGNENLTEFKFTIYNGDKSETFTFNVTDSINYILSKISSSENIKVTAYYDPLTDKVVFKSKDTGANTSIKIVNETGHLFGDGSTPGAFNIASGEAAWGTNSTVVINGVTMENPTNSFTLNGIQFTLKQAMPDTETATLRIESDIDGVVESIKNFINLYNDTIDAINKKLSEERYRDYPPLTDAQKKEMTEDEIKLWEEKAKSGLLRSDPLLSGIVSKMREAIYTPISGLPAEFDSLYDIGITTGSYIEKGKLYLDENKLRQALSKDLNAVMRLFTNTNETDSAQNGIAVKLYDILKSGMKSITDKAGGGDFEIFDNSLLAKKIRDINERIDSMEEQLKEIEDRYWRQFTEMEKAISAMNQQSLWLASQMGLYGSQS, from the coding sequence ATGCCTTACAATACTTTAAGGATAGGCGGTCTTGCTTCGGGCATAGACATAGACCAGATTATTTCGGACCTCATGAAGGTCGAGCGCATGAGGGTCGATAAATTGTACCAGCAAAGACAGATACTGGAATGGCAGAGACAGGATTACCGGGATATAAACCTCAAGCTGAAGGCGCTCTATGACAATGTCTTTAATATGAAACTTCAGGGTACATATTTGAAATATAAGGCTACCGGCACTCTATCATCTGGCGCATCGTCGGATGTGTATTTTACCGCCGTGGCCGGTTCGACAGCTATGGCGGGAGAGTATACCGTCAAAGTGGTCGGGCTTGCCGACTATGCGAAAATAGAAAGCGGCGCGCCGATCACAAAAGAACTGCAGGGCAGTGGAATTGTATCAAATTTGACGGATACCATTAATATCTCTCCTTCAAATAATAAATTCAAAATTTCCGTGGATGGAATTATCCAGGAGATTACTCTTGGTTCGGGTAGCTATACCATAAACACTCTGGTGGACCATATTCAATCGAAATTAGATGCTTCTGACAGTCTTATAAAAAATAAAGTGAAAGTTGGGTATTTTTACGATTCCGTTGCGGGTAACTATAGGTTGACTTTTGCTCCTGCTGATAACTACAACCATAATATAAAGATTGTCCTCAATGCTGATCCAAGTGTCGATGCACTCGGAACCCTTGGTTTTTCCGATGGTGCCACGTATACAGAGATAGACCCGGCTAAATCTATTAAGGATCAAAGATTGATTTTTAAAAATGATCCTTTCGGCGGAAACGAAAATCTCACCGAATTTAAATTTACCATATACAATGGCGATAAATCTGAAACATTTACTTTTAACGTTACGGACTCAATAAACTATATTCTCTCCAAGATATCTTCCAGTGAAAACATAAAAGTTACGGCATATTACGATCCCCTAACCGATAAGGTGGTGTTCAAGTCCAAGGATACCGGTGCAAACACCAGCATAAAAATAGTGAACGAAACCGGCCATTTGTTCGGCGATGGCAGTACTCCTGGCGCTTTTAATATTGCTTCAGGAGAGGCTGCTTGGGGAACGAATTCGACCGTTGTAATCAACGGAGTTACAATGGAAAATCCCACCAACAGCTTCACCTTAAACGGCATCCAGTTCACCCTGAAGCAGGCCATGCCCGATACCGAAACCGCAACTCTAAGAATCGAATCCGACATCGACGGCGTTGTTGAGAGCATAAAAAACTTCATAAACCTCTACAACGACACCATCGACGCCATAAACAAGAAACTATCGGAAGAACGCTACCGGGATTATCCTCCGCTGACAGACGCACAGAAAAAGGAAATGACGGAGGATGAGATAAAGCTCTGGGAGGAAAAGGCCAAAAGCGGGCTTTTGAGGTCCGACCCGCTGCTTTCAGGTATAGTCAGTAAAATGAGAGAGGCGATATATACACCTATCAGTGGGTTGCCGGCAGAATTTGATTCGCTGTACGATATCGGGATAACGACGGGTAGCTACATCGAGAAAGGAAAACTGTATCTTGACGAGAACAAGCTGCGGCAGGCCCTTTCAAAGGATTTAAATGCCGTTATGAGGCTTTTTACCAACACGAATGAGACAGACTCTGCTCAAAACGGCATTGCGGTAAAACTGTACGACATCCTGAAGTCCGGCATGAAGAGCATAACCGATAAGGCCGGAGGCGGGGATTTTGAGATTTTCGACAACAGCCTGCTCGCAAAAAAGATAAGGGATATAAACGAAAGAATCGATAGTATGGAAGAACAGCTAAAGGAAATCGAAGACCGCTACTGGCGCCAGTTTACGGAGATGGAGAAGGCAATATCAGCCATGAACCAGCAGAGCCTGTGGCTGGCAAGCCAGATGGGACTTTACGGTTCGCAGTCTTAA
- a CDS encoding flagellar protein FlaG — protein MRIEGTKNLTFQLEKLEYRTDSGSIIPAENLKKPGSRENPPGEEVVFGEEDFQNLTEKLEDFALEIKNTRFEFSVHEETKRVIVRIYDKNTDELISEIPPEKFLDLIANIWKQVGLIIDKRV, from the coding sequence ATGCGCATAGAAGGCACAAAAAACCTCACCTTTCAGCTGGAAAAGCTCGAATACAGGACGGATTCGGGTTCAATAATTCCAGCGGAAAATCTAAAGAAGCCTGGTTCTAGAGAAAATCCACCGGGTGAAGAAGTGGTTTTTGGGGAAGAGGATTTTCAAAACCTTACCGAAAAGCTGGAGGATTTCGCTTTAGAAATTAAAAACACCCGGTTCGAGTTTTCCGTCCATGAAGAGACAAAAAGGGTAATTGTAAGGATTTACGACAAAAATACGGACGAGCTCATAAGCGAAATACCACCGGAGAAGTTTTTGGATCTTATTGCAAATATATGGAAGCAAGTAGGACTCATAATAGACAAGAGGGTTTAA
- a CDS encoding type II toxin-antitoxin system RelE family toxin, producing the protein MWQISLIPEAQKDILKLDKSIQKIVYAGIKKVSQNPLSKSEGGYGKHLGTRNGNNLTVFLKIKYRGIGIRVVYTLVRDKKLINIVAVSPRDDDYCYLIATKRKNKYGTALFSNGFLKLEKD; encoded by the coding sequence ATGTGGCAGATTTCTTTAATACCTGAAGCTCAAAAAGACATTTTAAAACTGGACAAATCCATACAAAAAATAGTTTATGCAGGTATTAAAAAAGTAAGTCAAAATCCTCTTTCCAAAAGCGAGGGAGGATATGGAAAACATCTCGGCACCAGGAACGGCAACAACTTAACTGTTTTTTTAAAAATTAAATACAGGGGCATAGGAATTAGGGTTGTATATACACTCGTTAGGGACAAAAAGCTCATAAATATAGTTGCTGTTTCTCCAAGGGATGATGATTATTGTTACTTAATAGCAACTAAAAGAAAAAACAAATACGGAACCGCATTATTTTCGAATGGATTTTTGAAATTAGAAAAGGACTAA
- a CDS encoding type II toxin-antitoxin system Phd/YefM family antitoxin, whose amino-acid sequence MLGVGDAIMRRRFFDLKDLVSYMISVSDLGRGKASKIIEEVANRKEHYIIIKNNKPQAVIIPIDQYDELMEAQEELELLQLAIERMKNLKEEDLIPFDEALKEASLNEKELEQYIDLVEIE is encoded by the coding sequence GTGTTAGGAGTGGGCGATGCAATTATGAGAAGAAGATTTTTTGATCTTAAAGATCTGGTTTCGTATATGATCTCCGTTAGTGATTTGGGGAGAGGAAAGGCGTCTAAAATTATAGAAGAAGTTGCTAATAGGAAAGAGCACTATATAATAATTAAAAATAATAAGCCTCAGGCGGTAATTATACCTATTGATCAGTATGATGAACTTATGGAAGCGCAGGAAGAGTTAGAACTTCTACAGCTTGCAATTGAAAGAATGAAAAACTTAAAAGAAGAGGATCTTATACCATTTGATGAAGCTTTAAAAGAAGCTAGTTTAAACGAAAAAGAATTAGAGCAGTACATTGATTTGGTGGAGATCGAATAA